The genomic interval CGCCGAGGTGTCATACGGAAATCCGGTCCTCGAATCGATGCGGGTCAGTGCGCGCTCGTAGTCCAGCAGCAGGGCCTCGTGGCTGGCGAAGAATTCCACCCGCTTGAGTGCTTCGAAATCAGCCCCGCAGGAGGCCATGAACTTGATGGCGCGGTCGATGTCACGGGCCAGGGATTCGTAACGGGCGTGCGCCGGGTTTTCAGTGAAGCCCTTGTTCCACTGGTGCACGGAGCGCAGGTCCGCGAAGCCGCCCTGCGTGAAGGCCCTGATGAGGTTCAGCGTCGAGGCGGACGTGTGGTAGGCCTTGAGCATCCGGGCGGCGTCATGGCCACGGGACTCGGGAGTGAACTCGTAGCCGTTGACGATGTCGCCGCGGTACGCCGGGAGGGTCACGCCGTCGCGGGTCTCGTCGTTGGAAGAGCGGGGCTTGGCGAACTGGCCGGCCATTCGGCCCATCTTGATGACTGGCATCGCTGCGCCATAGGTGAGCACCACTGCCATCTGGAGGATGGTCTTGACCCGGGCGCTGATCTTGTCCGCTGTTGCCGCTTCAAAGGTCTCAGCACAGTCGCCACCTTGCAGCAGGAAGGCTTTGCCCTCCGCTGCAGCCGCCAGCCGTTCCCGGAGTATGTCCACTTCGCCGGCGAAAACCAGCGGCGGGAGCACGGAAAGCTCCCCGACAGACGCGTGGAAAACGTCCTTGTCCTGCCAGCTGGGCTGCTGGGAAACGGGAAGGTCACGCCAATCATCGAGGCCAGGATAATTGGCTGCTCCGCTCTGGGCGGTGCTGGACAGCGAAAAGGCAGGTTTTGCAGATAGCTCAGTCACTATCTAAGACTAATGTGCGCGGCTGGCTTCAGGACACCTGACCGTCACGCGTACCGAGAGCGGCGTCACAGTCAGCCGGCTGCGGGGTCCTTACCCTCGGCATCAGTGCCCTCAGCACCGCCGTCAGGATCGGCGCGTTTCGCGGTGCCGCCCCCAGCATCTGTGGCTGCTGCGCCCGTAAGGCGGAGCTTCACCACGGCAGCGTACTCGTCCACGTACTCCTGGCCGGAGAGCCGCATCAGCTCGAACATGATTTCGTCGGTGACCTTGCGCTGGACCAGCCGGTCCTCCGCCTGGTCTGCGTACTGGCTGAAATCCAAGGGCGCACCGAAAATCATGCCGATGCGCCGGATGTTCGGCATCCGCTTGCCAATGGGCTGAACCTTGTCCGTGCCGATCATGGCCACGGGAATCACGGGCACACCAGCCTGCAGGGCCAGCCTGGCGACGCCCACTTTGCCCCGGTAGAGGCGAGCGTCGGGGCTGCGGGTCCCTTCAGGGTAGATGCCCAGCAGTCCCCCGCTTGTCAGGACATCCATACCGGCGTTGAGCGAAACAGCCGATGCCGCGCCCCCGGACCTGTCCGTGGGCAGCTGGTTGGTGAGCCTGAAGAACATGGCCGTCAGCCTGCCTTTGATGCCGGTGCCGGTGAAGTACTCGGACTTCGCCAGGAAAACAACCG from Pseudarthrobacter sp. SSS035 carries:
- a CDS encoding 1-acyl-sn-glycerol-3-phosphate acyltransferase; amino-acid sequence: MFYWVMKRIFLGPVLRLLFRPWVKGLDNVPAQGAAIIASNHLSFSDSIFMPLMVRRPVVFLAKSEYFTGTGIKGRLTAMFFRLTNQLPTDRSGGAASAVSLNAGMDVLTSGGLLGIYPEGTRSPDARLYRGKVGVARLALQAGVPVIPVAMIGTDKVQPIGKRMPNIRRIGMIFGAPLDFSQYADQAEDRLVQRKVTDEIMFELMRLSGQEYVDEYAAVVKLRLTGAAATDAGGGTAKRADPDGGAEGTDAEGKDPAAG
- a CDS encoding class II 3-deoxy-7-phosphoheptulonate synthase; translated protein: MTELSAKPAFSLSSTAQSGAANYPGLDDWRDLPVSQQPSWQDKDVFHASVGELSVLPPLVFAGEVDILRERLAAAAEGKAFLLQGGDCAETFEAATADKISARVKTILQMAVVLTYGAAMPVIKMGRMAGQFAKPRSSNDETRDGVTLPAYRGDIVNGYEFTPESRGHDAARMLKAYHTSASTLNLIRAFTQGGFADLRSVHQWNKGFTENPAHARYESLARDIDRAIKFMASCGADFEALKRVEFFASHEALLLDYERALTRIDSRTGFPYDTSAHFLWIGERTRELDHAHVDFLSRVRNPIGVKLGPSTTGDDALRLIDRLDPEREPGRLTFITRMGAGNIREKLPAIVEKVTASGAKVLWVTDPMHGNTVTSPNGYKTRNFDDVIDEVRGFFEVHHALGTVPGGLHVEMTGDDVAECLGGADPVDQEAFLDKYESVCDPRLNHMQSLEMAFLVAGALAKH